CAGCAGTGCACCCACCCAGACCGCCAGCGGAAGCTCCGATTCGGGCAACCCGAAAATTATTGCCGTGATCCGGTACGATGATACCACTCCTGCGGCCGGGGCCGTTGCAAGGATCCGACCTGCCGACTACTTGAGCGGCGGGAGTTCTTCGGGCGATTCTCTTGTTACCGACGATTCCGGGCGGATCGTTGTCGACAGTCTTGCCGAGGGGCAGTACCGCATGGAAATTGCCGATAATAAAGGATTCGCTGTCCTGGTTGATTTTGCAACAGCCGACACTGCGGTTCGGGTTGAGCGTATCCTTCAGCCGACCGGCTCGCTTGCTGGCTCAGTTGTCAATGCTCAAATACCCGGCGAGCAGATCGTGCAGGTTTACGGAATGGAACGCCGCAGCCCTGTTCCGGCCGATGGTTCCTTTTCGTTCGATAATCTTCCGGCCGGCCTTTTCCGCCTGCGAATTGCAGACAGCGATACGGTTTCAGGGAAGGAAATGGCAGTCGGCGGGCTTCAGGTAAACAGTGGTTCGCAGACCGGCATTTCCGCCGATGTCCGATGGTCAAACTCCGCAATGCTCTATCTGAACACAACCCCGGTCGGCGCCGGCATAGACAGCACTGTAGTCAAATTTCCGCTTCTGGTCCGTTTTCCCCTTTCGGATTTCGAATTTCAGGTTTCGGATTTCCAGCCAGACGGCGCAGACCTTCGATTCACCAAACCCGACGGTACACCGCTCGGACATGAGGTTGATTTCTGGGATCCTGTCACACAAAATGCCGCTGTCTGGGTATTAATGGATACGGTCTACGGCGCATGCGATACGCAGTTTATTCAGATGCGATGGGGGAATGATCAAGCCGCTTCCGCTGATTCCACAATCTATGATACATCAGACGGTTTCGCCGGTGTATGGCATTTCAGCCCGACAGCACCGCTAGCTGATGCGACGCCAAACGGCAATACGGTGCTGGTCGATTGTACCGACGCCGCTTCCGGATATATCGGCGATGCCCGCTATTTTGACGGCACCGATTCCATGTTTATTGCCGATGCCCTCACGCTTGAACCGCCCAGCCTTACGCTTTCCTGCTGGATCAGGACCGATGGCCCTCAGGAGCGCGTTGCAAAAATTATCAATAAAGGCCATACCGCAAAACCTTATTTCTCCTACACGATCGAATTGCGCTATGATCCCTCAATCATCGGATTTCAAATTGCCGATATCGATAGTTTCTATCATGTTCTGGAATCGGTGTATTCTATTCCGGACCAGAAATGGATGCATATCACCGGAAGCTTTGACGGCGCTACCGGTATCGGACTTTTTTATATTGACGGCGTTCCAAACGGCCGATTTACCTCTCATGCAGCAATTAATTACTACACAGAGAGCGATTTCGGAACCTATCTGGGCTGTCAGAAAGGCGGCTCTGCGTTTTTCAAAGGATGGATCGATGAAGTGCGCGTGGAAAACCGGGCGCGCACCAAT
The Chitinivibrionales bacterium genome window above contains:
- a CDS encoding DUF2341 domain-containing protein codes for the protein SSAPTQTASGSSDSGNPKIIAVIRYDDTTPAAGAVARIRPADYLSGGSSSGDSLVTDDSGRIVVDSLAEGQYRMEIADNKGFAVLVDFATADTAVRVERILQPTGSLAGSVVNAQIPGEQIVQVYGMERRSPVPADGSFSFDNLPAGLFRLRIADSDTVSGKEMAVGGLQVNSGSQTGISADVRWSNSAMLYLNTTPVGAGIDSTVVKFPLLVRFPLSDFEFQVSDFQPDGADLRFTKPDGTPLGHEVDFWDPVTQNAAVWVLMDTVYGACDTQFIQMRWGNDQAASADSTIYDTSDGFAGVWHFSPTAPLADATPNGNTVLVDCTDAASGYIGDARYFDGTDSMFIADALTLEPPSLTLSCWIRTDGPQERVAKIINKGHTAKPYFSYTIELRYDPSIIGFQIADIDSFYHVLESVYSIPDQKWMHITGSFDGATGIGLFYIDGVPNGRFTSHAAINYYTESDFGTYLGCQKGGSAFFKGWIDEVRVENRARTNAWIRLSYENQRIDSRLIEYGALEF